In Akkermansia muciniphila, one DNA window encodes the following:
- the acpS gene encoding holo-ACP synthase has translation MSRIAGLGMDLADLERVRQALQKNGEAFALRICTPDEWAYCRKHADPVPRLAARFAAKEAVAKALGTGIGAKCAFTDVEVVRNDAGAPSILLHGAAGVTARELGITGWLLTMTHSGLSAAAAVIALAQ, from the coding sequence ATGAGCCGCATTGCAGGATTGGGAATGGATTTGGCGGATCTGGAACGCGTACGCCAGGCCCTGCAGAAAAACGGGGAGGCGTTTGCGTTGCGCATCTGCACCCCGGATGAGTGGGCTTATTGCCGGAAACACGCGGACCCCGTCCCGCGCCTGGCGGCCCGCTTTGCGGCCAAGGAAGCCGTGGCGAAAGCCCTGGGAACGGGGATTGGGGCGAAGTGCGCTTTTACGGATGTGGAAGTGGTGCGCAATGATGCGGGGGCCCCTTCCATTCTTCTGCACGGGGCTGCGGGCGTAACCGCCCGGGAGCTGGGCATTACGGGCTGGCTCCTGACCATGACCCATTCCGGTTTGAGCGCCGCCGCCGCCGTTATTGCTTTGGCGCAATAA
- a CDS encoding PEP-CTERM sorting domain-containing protein — protein sequence MMINPFIKKLFALGTGLFLCGAAQAAETTYTWEFSSAAPVMGGTATGNFTTSQDPEKGLVLTGSTFDERGTNVFREMLNGALSGEGTMSITMDISWGGNNSLENIIHVARSGNGFSLGLSNGAISINSNGNLSAAGAIPGAGLTANTWTKVTVDILGHDVTVTLDDGAATSTATASISDINWYTGNLDGGDTQNEMYSIGHRAPGWNNDGLNGTKLSSLSVSYAAVPEPSAAALSLLAFMGFAARRRRK from the coding sequence ATGATGATCAATCCATTTATTAAAAAGTTGTTTGCCTTGGGAACAGGACTGTTTCTCTGTGGTGCGGCACAGGCAGCGGAGACAACCTATACATGGGAATTTTCCTCCGCAGCTCCCGTCATGGGGGGAACTGCTACAGGCAATTTCACGACCTCCCAGGATCCAGAGAAAGGGTTGGTGCTTACCGGCTCCACCTTTGACGAACGCGGTACAAATGTATTCCGGGAAATGCTGAACGGAGCCCTTTCCGGGGAGGGGACCATGAGCATCACCATGGACATCTCATGGGGAGGCAACAATTCCCTTGAGAATATCATTCACGTTGCCCGCAGCGGGAACGGCTTCAGCCTGGGGCTCAGCAACGGGGCCATTTCCATCAACTCCAACGGCAATCTTTCCGCCGCGGGAGCAATCCCGGGAGCCGGACTGACGGCAAACACGTGGACGAAGGTAACCGTTGACATCCTGGGTCATGACGTAACCGTCACTCTTGATGACGGCGCCGCCACCAGCACAGCCACCGCTTCCATCAGCGACATCAACTGGTATACCGGAAACCTTGACGGAGGAGACACTCAAAATGAGATGTACAGCATTGGACACCGCGCCCCCGGTTGGAATAATGACGGCCTGAACGGCACGAAACTGAGTTCGCTCTCCGTTTCTTATGCCGCTGTTCCGGAACCCTCCGCAGCGGCATTGTCCCTGCTCGCGTTCATGGGATTTGCCGCCCGCAGAAGGAGAAAATAA